In Candidatus Kaistella beijingensis, a genomic segment contains:
- the coaD gene encoding pantetheine-phosphate adenylyltransferase produces MRIAVFPGSFDPITLGHFDIVERAYPLFDKIIIAIGQNSQKKYMFSLEQRMDFIKRTFKDFPNIEVDHFEGLTIDYCRSKNVNFILRGLRNPADFEFEKAIAQTNRELTQENKVETIFLLTSAGKSFISSSIVREIITFNGNYELLVPEAVRVPKQ; encoded by the coding sequence ATGAGAATTGCAGTTTTCCCGGGTTCTTTCGACCCAATCACGCTTGGTCATTTCGATATCGTTGAAAGGGCGTATCCGCTTTTTGATAAAATCATTATCGCCATTGGTCAGAATTCGCAGAAGAAATACATGTTTTCTTTGGAACAGCGAATGGATTTCATCAAAAGAACTTTCAAAGATTTCCCCAATATTGAAGTGGATCATTTTGAAGGTTTGACTATTGATTATTGCCGCAGCAAAAACGTCAACTTTATTCTTCGCGGACTTCGAAATCCGGCCGATTTTGAATTTGAAAAAGCCATCGCACAAACCAACCGTGAACTTACGCAGGAAAATAAAGTGGAAACCATCTTTCTATTAACTTCCGCAGGAAAATCATTTATCAGCAGCAGTATTGTTCGGGAAATTATTACGTTTAATGGAAATTATGAATTGTTGGTTCCGGAAGCGGTAAGAGTTCCTAAACAATGA
- a CDS encoding trimeric intracellular cation channel family protein — MSGSFAAMQKRFDPFGVLIIAFVTSVGGGTVRDLLLGVPVFWMHDLVICSVIFVTCIIAMVFKSLEKKFRVTLFLFDSFGLGLFTIVGIQKGLNADLHPIICVTLGTITGCFGGIIRDILLNRIPLILRKEIYATACIVGGSIFMMLAKFTTLSYTFVQISTILLIVLIRTLAVKYHWQMPKFYGTDQNSEM; from the coding sequence ATGTCGGGAAGTTTTGCGGCAATGCAGAAACGTTTCGACCCATTCGGAGTTTTGATTATTGCGTTTGTAACTTCTGTTGGTGGCGGAACGGTGCGTGATTTATTGTTGGGCGTTCCGGTTTTCTGGATGCACGATTTGGTAATTTGCTCAGTGATTTTTGTGACCTGTATTATTGCAATGGTTTTTAAATCTTTAGAGAAAAAATTTCGGGTGACACTATTTCTGTTCGACAGTTTTGGATTGGGGTTGTTCACGATTGTCGGAATTCAAAAAGGATTGAATGCAGATTTACATCCCATAATATGTGTGACTTTGGGAACTATTACGGGCTGTTTTGGAGGGATTATCCGTGATATTTTGTTGAACAGAATTCCTTTAATTTTAAGGAAAGAAATCTACGCAACTGCTTGTATTGTAGGCGGAAGTATATTTATGATGTTGGCAAAATTTACTACGCTGTCTTATACTTTCGTGCAAATTTCAACCATTTTATTGATTGTCCTCATTCGAACTTTAGCGGTAAAATACCATTGGCAAATGCCGAAGTTTTATGGAACGGACCAGAATTCGGAAATGTAG
- a CDS encoding DUF2892 domain-containing protein, giving the protein MNKYIKFVIAAIMIAAGIYLMFNRNVGYGILLVILSAVPIFLFFKNENILLAFWFLRKQNMEKATRWLNNVTNFQSQLHKSQYGYFHYLQGLTLAQDHPQKVEPLMKKALDYGLNMKHDRAMATLNIAAGALQKGRRQEAQKLLEEAKRLDTAGMMTDQIKMLKDQLKMPSMQKHAHNPNMRQRGKFF; this is encoded by the coding sequence ATGAACAAATACATAAAATTCGTTATCGCAGCTATTATGATTGCTGCAGGAATTTACTTAATGTTTAACAGAAATGTAGGTTACGGAATTCTTTTGGTGATTCTTTCCGCCGTTCCAATTTTCCTGTTTTTTAAGAACGAGAATATCCTTTTGGCTTTTTGGTTTTTGAGAAAGCAAAACATGGAGAAAGCCACTCGTTGGTTAAATAACGTCACCAATTTTCAATCGCAACTTCACAAATCTCAATACGGATATTTTCATTATTTGCAAGGTTTGACTTTAGCTCAAGACCACCCTCAAAAAGTTGAGCCTTTAATGAAAAAAGCTTTGGATTACGGTTTAAACATGAAACATGACCGTGCAATGGCGACTTTGAATATCGCAGCAGGAGCTTTACAAAAAGGCAGAAGACAGGAAGCGCAAAAATTATTGGAAGAAGCAAAAAGACTCGACACCGCAGGAATGATGACCGACCAAATTAAAATGTTGAAAGACCAACTGAAAATGCCTTCAATGCAGAAACATGCGCATAATCCGAACATGAGACAAAGAGGGAAATTCTTTTAA